Proteins encoded in a region of the Anopheles ziemanni chromosome 2, idAnoZiCoDA_A2_x.2, whole genome shotgun sequence genome:
- the LOC131293005 gene encoding atrial natriuretic peptide receptor 1 — translation MAGPMVLCYVVLLATGSGAHRDHRARPTASAEESEIGQLLSALSESTREANDDGYEVDDSGLLVPASLVGRSARSNGSTATAGSPSPSGRSTNDQRRIGKRGLNTLAVQPSDSSKNYTVYYVGVLMASHLDSPFDLERCGPAIDLGLEMVNLELVKLHNVKLEKVMGSYASCSGSKSPGLAADMHFKYSVIAFIGPACAFALEPVAQLADYWNTPIITGMGDQPPSEGELSVTSGILGRLSNRWKNDSSGMFKDKSRYQTLTRMSYCQCRLKLVFSSIFRKFGWRHIALIIDRSDLFSLTVGKNLEYGLKDEELLKFVRELDGNDEEDIDEYLKDASMYARVIILSVRGSLVRKFMLSALALGMTRGDFTFLDVEIFQSSYWGDHYWELGDEDDFKARKAYEALLRVSLLQPTSPTYQGFAEKVRHLAKTDYNYTFVEDEEVNFFIGAFFDGVFLLGMALNDTLNEGGDIRDGTAITKKMWGRDFEGITGHVRIDDNGDRDADYSILDLDPITGRFEVVAHYYGITREYSAVKGKKIHWPGGREGPPPDVPKCGFLGTSPACQGNSEMIILYGLVGFGIISAFAAAVTYILCKQMKLNSELNNMSWRVRPDEVLLEVGKMFGSKMGLQKLNYENFSLQQFGLNSGRVSIASGNSQLPAQLFTTIGIFKGERVAIKKVAKKKVYITSTLLWEIKQARDVSHENTVRFVGACIDLPRPTILILTEYCPKGSLKDVLENEAIQLDWNFRMSLIHDVVKGMAYLHNSDVGVHGKLRSCNCLIDGRFVLKISDFGLRTLTTPSEYVRDQNYYNKLNFAELLWVAPELLPATVIPGTPATQKGDVYSFAIILEEIVVRGGPYETARQFMDPQAIVERVALHESPPFRPFVGQRDCPPDLLDLMEKCWSDSPDDRPTFSSIRSSVRLIMKGFCENLMDDLLRRMEQYANNLESLVEEKTEQLSMEKRRTEELLYQVLPRPVAQQLLAGEMVQPEQFECVTIYFSDIVGFTALCAQSRPMEVVDFLNDLYSTFDRIIGFYDVYKVETIGDAYMVVSGLPERNGHDHAREIGLMALAILDAVRSFTIKHKPDYQLKIRIGIHSGPVCAGVVGQKMPHYCLFGDTVNTASRLESTGHPLKIHVSEATKQILDKFGTFRQELRGDVELKGKGIVTTYWLLECSEPDPRPPTPLRNYVENEVPFPILFPAIGK, via the exons ATGGCGGGACCAATGGTGCTGTGCTATGTCGTGCTGTTGGCCACCGGGAGCGGCGCCCATCGGGACCATCGTGCCAGGCCGACGGCTTCGGCGGAGGAGTCGGAAATTGGGCAGCTGCTGAGCGCACTCTCCGAGTCGACTCGGGAGGCGAACGACGATGGCTACGAGGTGGACGATTCGGGCCTTCTGGTACCGGCGTCCCTCGTGGGCAGGAGTGCCAGAAGCAACGGGAGTACGGCGACCGCGGGGTCGCCAAGTCCCAGCGGGAGATCAACGAACGACCAGCGACGGATTGGGAAGCGGGGACTGAACACGCTGGCGGTGCAACCGTCCGACAGTAGCAAAAACTACACCGTTTACTACGTTGGGGTGCTGATGGCCTCCCACCTGG ACTCACCGTTCGACCTGGAACGATGTGGCCCGGCCATCGATTTGGGACTGGAGATGGTGAATCTGGAGCTGGTTAAGTTGCACAATGTGAAGCTGGAAAAGGTCATGGGAAG CTACGCCTCCTGTTCCGGTTCCAAATCGCCCGGACTGGCGGCCGACATGCACTTCAAGTACAGCGTGATCGCTTTCATCGGGCCGGCCTGTGCCTTCGCGCTGGAACCGGTAGCGCAGCTGGCCGACTACTGGAACACACCCATCATCACCGGGATGGGCGATCAG CCACCGTCCGAGGGTGAACTCTCGGTGACATCCGGAATACTGGGTCGGCTGAGCAACAGGTGGAAAAACGATAGCTCG GGCATGTTTAAGGATAAATCGCGCTACCAAACGCTGACCCGCATGTCGTACTGCCAGTGCCGGCTGAAACTGGTCTTCTCGAGCATTTTCCGCAAGTTCGGGTGGCGCCACATCGCCCTCATCATCGACCGGTCCGACCTGTTCTCGCTGACGGTCGGCAAGAACCTGGAGTACGGGCTGAAGGACGAGGAGCTGCTGAAGTTCGTCCGCGAGCTGGACGGCAATGACGAGGAGGATATCGATGAGTACCTCAAGGACGCCAGCATGTACGCCAGAG TCATCATTCTATCCGTGCGTGGCTCGCTCGTGCGAAAGTTTATGCTATCAGCGCTGGCCCTCGGGATGACCCGCGGCGACTTCACCTTCCTGGACGTGGAGATCTTCCAGAGCTCGTACTGGGGCGACCACTACTGGGAGCTGGGCGACGAGGACGACTTTAAGGCGCGCAAGGCGTACGAGGCACTGCTGCGCGTGTCGCTGCTGCAACCGACCAGCCCAACCTACCAGGGGTTCGCCGAGAAGGTGCGTCACCTGGCGAAGACCGACTACAACTACACGTTCGTCGAGGACGAGGAGGTAAACTTCTTCATCGGTGCGTTCTTCGACGGCGTGTTTCTGCTCGGGATGGCGCTGAACGACACGCTGAACGAGGGTGGCGACATACGCGACGGGACGGCCATTACCAAAAAGATGTGGGGACGTGACTTTGAAG GTATCACCGGCCACGTGCGGATTGATGACAACGGCGATCGTGACGCCGACTACTCCATCCTCGACCTGGATCCAATTACGGGCCGCTTCGAGGTGGTGGCCCACTATTACGGCATTACCAG GGAGTACTCCGCCGTGAAGGGAAAGAAGATCCACTGGCCGGGCGGACGGGAGGGACCACCGCCGGATGTACCGAAGTGTGGCTTTCTCGGCACCTCACCGGCCTGCCAGGGGAACAGTG AAATGATTATCCTCTATGGACTCGTCGGATTTGGCATAATCTCGGCCTTTGCCGCCGCCGTCACGTATATTTTGTGCAA ACAAATGAAACTTAATAGCGAGCTAAACAATATGTCGTGGCGCGTTCGGCCCGACGAGGTCCTGCTGGAGGTTGGCAAAATGTTTGGCAGCAAAATGGGACTCCAGAAGCTGAACTACGAG AACTTTTCGCTCCAACAATTCGGCCTCAACTCGGGCCGTGTTTCGATAGCGTCGGGCAACTCGCAGCTTCCGGCGCAGCTGTTCACCACGATCGGCATCTTTAAGGGCGAGCGGGTGGCGATCAAGAAGGTGGCGAAGAAGAAGGTCTACATCACCTCGACGCTGCTGTGGGAAATCAAGCAGGCGCGTGACGTCAGCCACGAGAACACGGTGCGCTTCGTGGGCGCCTGCATCGACCTGCCCCGGCCCACCATCCTCATCCTCACCGAGTACTGCCCGAAGGGCAGCCTGAAGGACGTGCTCGAGAACGAGGCGATCCAGCTGGACTGGAACTTCCGCATGTCGCTCATCCACGACGTGGTGAAGGGCATGGCGTACCTGCACAACAGCGACGTCGGCGTGCACGGCAAGCTGCGCTCGTGCAACTGCCTCATCGACGGCCGCTTCGTGCTGAAGATCTCCGACTTCGGGCTGCGCACGCTCACCACGCCGTCGGAGTACGTGCGCGACCAGAACTACTACAACA AGCTGAACTTTGCAGAGCTGCTGTGGGTGGCACCGGAGCTCCTGCCCGCAACCGTCATCCCCGGGACGCCCGCCACGCAGAAGGGCGACGTGTACTCGTTCGCCATCATACTGGAGGAGATCGTGGTGCGCGGTGGGCCGTACGAGACGGCCCGCCAGTTCATGGATCCGCAGGCGATCGTCGAGCGGGTGGCCCTGCACGAGAGCCCTCCATTTCGGCCGTTCGTCGGACAGCGCGACTGCCCGCCTGATCTGCTCGATCTGATGGAGAAGTGCTGGTCGGACAGCCCGGACGATCGGCCCACTTTCTCGAGCATTCGCAGCAGCGTTCGATTGATCATGAA GGGATTCTGCGAGAACCTGATGGACGATTTGCTACGCCGCATGGAGCAGTACGCGAACAACCTGGAGAGCCTGGTCGAGGAAAAGACGGAACAGCTGAGCATGGAGAAACGGCGCACGGAGGAGCTGCTGTACCAGGTGTTGCCACGGCCCGTCGCCCAGCAGCTGCTCGCCGGCGAAATGGTACAGCCGGAGCAGTTCGAGTGCGTCACGATCTACTTCAGCGACATCGTGGGGTTTACGGCGCTCTGCGCCCAGTCGCGCCCCATGGAGGTGGTCGACTTCCTGAACGACCTGTACAGCACGTTCGATCGGATCATCGGGTTCTACGACGTGTACAAAGTGGAGACGATCGGCGACGCGTACATGGTGGTGTCGGGCCTGCCGGAACGGAACGGCCACGACCACGCGCGCGAGATTGGCCTAATGGCGCTCGCCATCCTGGACGCGGTACGTTCGTTCACCATCAAGCACAAGCCGGACTACCAGCTGAAGATCCGCATCGGCATCCACTCCGGGCCGGTGTGCGCTGGGGTCGTCGGTCAGAAAATGCCCCACTATTGCCTGTTTGGCGATACGGTCAATACTGCTTCCCGGCTGGAGTCAACTGGACATC CACTCAAAATCCACGTCTCCGAAGCGACCAAACAGATACTGGACAAGTTCGGAACGTTCCGTCAGGAGCTACGCGGAGACGTTGAGCTGAAAGGAAAGGGAATTGTAACGACCTACTGGCTGCTGGAGTGTTCCGAACCTGATCCAAG ACCCCCAACACCGCTGAGAAACTACGTCGAGAACGAAGTACCGTTCCCGATACTATTTCCGGCGATCGGGAAGTAa